A single genomic interval of uncultured Desulfobulbus sp. harbors:
- the nadD gene encoding nicotinate (nicotinamide) nucleotide adenylyltransferase — protein MAHCARHAAVGLFGGTFDPVHSGHLELARHVFNRCRLDRVLFIPALQPPHKEQPRSSFADRVAMLEAALSEAGEGGRMRCSRLEADLPSPSYTVQTVAALQQSGENCEYFFIIGGDSLRDLPSWHRAGDLLATVNLIAVHRDTLDPRAIGPLLQSLDPSFAFDADAGLWRNRQGKTVRYLDDLELPVSSSLVRQMLAQGQVPAMLPPSVFRYIRQHHLYGWQEG, from the coding sequence GTGGCCCACTGTGCCCGACATGCGGCCGTCGGCCTGTTCGGCGGCACCTTTGATCCGGTTCACTCAGGCCACCTGGAACTGGCACGGCACGTATTCAACCGCTGCCGGCTGGACCGGGTGCTGTTTATCCCCGCACTGCAACCGCCGCACAAGGAGCAGCCGCGCAGCTCCTTTGCCGACCGTGTGGCCATGCTCGAGGCAGCCCTGAGCGAGGCCGGAGAGGGCGGGCGAATGCGCTGTTCCCGCCTCGAGGCCGACCTGCCCTCGCCCTCGTACACGGTGCAGACGGTCGCGGCCCTGCAGCAAAGCGGTGAGAACTGCGAGTATTTTTTTATTATCGGCGGTGATTCCCTGCGCGATCTGCCGAGCTGGCATCGTGCAGGCGACCTGCTGGCCACGGTCAACCTGATCGCAGTGCATCGCGACACCCTCGATCCCCGTGCCATCGGCCCTCTCCTCCAGTCGCTGGACCCTAGTTTCGCCTTCGATGCCGACGCCGGCCTGTGGCGGAACCGCCAGGGAAAGACGGTGCGCTATCTCGATGATCTCGAGTTACCCGTCTCCTCCTCCCTGGTGCGACAGATGCTCGCGCAGGGCCAGGTCCCGGCCATGCTGCCCCCCTCGGTCTTCCGCTACATTCGCCAACACCATCTCTACGGCTGGCAGGAGGGCTGA
- a CDS encoding glutamate-5-semialdehyde dehydrogenase: protein MDQAQIEATVLEMVKKAKGAGRSIGAMPTALKNTILLEVGEALLAQQPFIISENAKDMAAGKSKGLTPAMLNRLQITEKGIQDMVQGLREVAALEDPVGEISEMRNRPSGITVGRMRVPLGVILMIYESRPNVTIDSAALCLKAGNAVILRGGSEAIHSNLALAKILQEVLAKHEVDPAIVQVLSFTEREGIDCLLEQEEYIDLVIPRGGEGLIRAVTRKSRIPVLKHYKGVCHCFVDENADQEMAIRIIKNAKVQRPGVCNALEGVLVHREVAAEFLPKMAQALQEDKVRMLGCHSSCLLTGEMMEPAGDDDWGTEFLDLALVVKVVADMEEAMDYIDTYGSRHTEIIITQSYERSQRFLREVDASAVMVNASTRFNDGGQFGLGAEIGISTTKLHAYGPMGLKELTTRKFIVYGAGETRA, encoded by the coding sequence ATGGATCAGGCACAGATTGAAGCAACCGTTCTGGAGATGGTGAAAAAGGCCAAGGGGGCCGGGCGCAGTATCGGTGCCATGCCGACGGCGCTGAAAAATACCATTCTCCTCGAGGTTGGTGAAGCTCTCCTGGCCCAGCAACCGTTCATCATCTCCGAGAACGCCAAGGATATGGCCGCGGGCAAGTCCAAAGGGTTGACCCCGGCCATGCTCAACCGCTTGCAGATCACCGAGAAGGGCATTCAGGACATGGTCCAGGGGTTGCGCGAAGTGGCCGCCCTCGAGGATCCGGTGGGCGAGATCAGCGAGATGCGCAACCGTCCCAGCGGTATCACCGTCGGGCGGATGCGGGTGCCCTTGGGCGTCATTCTCATGATCTACGAATCCCGACCCAACGTGACCATCGATTCCGCCGCGCTCTGCCTCAAGGCGGGCAATGCGGTGATCCTCCGCGGCGGTTCCGAGGCGATCCATTCCAACCTCGCCCTGGCCAAGATCCTCCAGGAGGTGCTGGCCAAACATGAGGTCGACCCGGCAATTGTCCAGGTGCTCTCCTTTACCGAGCGTGAAGGCATCGACTGCCTGCTCGAGCAGGAAGAGTACATCGACCTGGTCATCCCCCGGGGCGGCGAGGGGTTGATCCGCGCGGTGACCCGCAAATCCCGTATTCCGGTGCTGAAACATTACAAGGGGGTCTGCCATTGCTTTGTCGACGAGAACGCCGATCAGGAGATGGCCATCCGCATCATCAAGAATGCCAAGGTACAGCGTCCCGGGGTGTGCAACGCCCTGGAGGGGGTGCTGGTGCATCGCGAGGTCGCCGCCGAGTTCCTCCCCAAGATGGCCCAGGCGCTGCAAGAGGACAAGGTGCGCATGCTCGGCTGTCATTCCAGCTGCCTGTTGACCGGCGAGATGATGGAACCGGCCGGTGACGACGACTGGGGAACCGAGTTTCTCGATCTCGCCCTGGTGGTCAAGGTCGTGGCCGATATGGAGGAGGCCATGGATTATATCGACACCTACGGCTCCAGACACACCGAAATCATCATCACCCAGTCCTACGAGCGGAGCCAGCGGTTCCTGCGCGAGGTCGACGCCTCCGCGGTGATGGTGAACGCCTCGACCCGGTTCAACGACGGCGGCCAGTTCGGGCTCGGTGCGGAGATCGGCATCTCCACCACCAAGCTCCATGCCTATGGCCCCATGGGCCTCAAGGAGCTGACCACCCGCAAGTTCATCGTCTACGGCGCAGGTGAGACCCGCGCCTGA
- the proB gene encoding glutamate 5-kinase — MTFQVNKDDGLFYRQTLFDQAKRVVLKVGSAVLTNDNGLDLDIIANIARQVSFLHATGREVILVSSGAVAAGRKRLGIVKTPHEELKVKQALAATGQGLLMQAYEQAFAEFDQSVAQVLLTHADLSNRGRYLNVRNTILTLFEFGVVPIINENDTVSAEELRFSDNDTLGALMTNMIGADMFIILTDVDSLYTGNPSVDSEARPIYTIASITKDIEKMAGNSTSSLGTGGMMAKIRAAKMVAACGGCSFIGPGKHPEILKTLFSGELVGTFFLPGQGKINRRKHWIAYVLKPQGFVVVDNGARRALVEQGKSLLPSGITEIRGSFPVGAPVHCLDGEGTVIAAGLSNYSSADLERIKGLKSREIFDILGRKEHDEVIHRDNLVLMANEGLAARTALQDEPIGS; from the coding sequence ATGACCTTTCAGGTGAATAAGGACGACGGCCTCTTTTACCGTCAAACCCTTTTTGATCAGGCCAAACGGGTGGTGCTCAAGGTCGGCAGCGCCGTCCTCACCAACGACAACGGCCTGGACCTCGACATCATCGCCAACATCGCCCGCCAGGTGAGTTTTCTCCATGCCACCGGCCGGGAGGTGATCCTGGTCAGTTCCGGTGCGGTGGCTGCCGGGCGCAAGCGACTGGGCATCGTCAAGACACCGCACGAAGAGCTCAAGGTCAAGCAGGCCCTGGCCGCCACCGGGCAGGGGTTGCTGATGCAGGCCTACGAGCAGGCCTTTGCCGAGTTCGACCAATCGGTGGCCCAGGTACTGCTCACCCACGCCGACCTTTCCAATCGCGGCCGCTATCTCAATGTCCGCAACACCATCCTCACCCTGTTCGAGTTCGGGGTCGTGCCGATCATCAACGAAAACGACACTGTTTCGGCCGAGGAGCTCCGCTTTTCCGACAACGATACCCTCGGCGCCCTGATGACCAACATGATCGGGGCCGATATGTTCATCATTCTCACCGATGTCGACAGCCTCTATACCGGTAATCCGTCGGTGGACAGTGAGGCCAGGCCGATTTATACCATTGCCAGCATCACCAAGGACATCGAGAAGATGGCCGGGAACTCCACCAGTTCCCTCGGCACCGGCGGGATGATGGCCAAGATCCGTGCCGCAAAGATGGTGGCAGCCTGCGGCGGCTGTTCCTTTATCGGTCCGGGCAAGCATCCGGAGATCCTCAAGACCCTGTTCAGCGGCGAGTTGGTCGGTACCTTTTTCCTGCCCGGCCAGGGCAAGATCAACCGGCGTAAACACTGGATTGCCTACGTGCTCAAGCCCCAGGGCTTTGTCGTGGTGGACAACGGTGCCCGCCGGGCCCTGGTCGAACAGGGCAAGAGTCTGCTGCCCTCGGGAATCACCGAGATTCGCGGCAGTTTTCCCGTCGGCGCCCCGGTCCACTGCCTGGATGGGGAGGGCACGGTGATCGCCGCCGGTCTGAGCAACTACAGCAGTGCGGATCTGGAACGAATCAAAGGGCTGAAATCCCGGGAAATTTTTGACATCCTGGGGCGAAAAGAACACGACGAGGTCATCCACCGCGATAACCTGGTTTTAATGGCCAATGAAGGACTGGCTGCACGCACTGCTTTACAAGACGAGCCCATCGGGTCATAG